A region of Micropterus dolomieu isolate WLL.071019.BEF.003 ecotype Adirondacks linkage group LG01, ASM2129224v1, whole genome shotgun sequence DNA encodes the following proteins:
- the gbx2 gene encoding homeobox protein GBX-2 produces MSAAFSPSFMVMQRPLGSTTAFSIDSLIGGPPQPSPGHFVYTGYPMFMPYRSVVLQPPPPPPPALQQGLPAGHHPHPQIPSLQSGFCSSLAQGLTQGMALTSTLMASLPGGFSPSQQHQEAARKFGSQALHAVFDKAQELRLDAEDGKSFLQGKESAALQAFHDTDTSVQTSTVRAHSKEDSKEDECGRKDESFSMDSDLDYSSDDNLTSMCHKDDGDGGGLDDGPHLHGSSGGGGSGAGGGGGSGGGKNRRRRTAFTSEQLLELEKEFHCKKYLSLTERSQIAHALKLSEVQVKIWFQNRRAKWKRVKAGNVNNKSGEPSRNPKIVVPIPVHVSRFAIRSQHQQMEQARP; encoded by the exons ATGAGCGCAGCGTTCAGCCCGTCCTTCATGGTGATGCAGCGGCCACTCGGAAGCACCACCGCCTTCAGCATTGACTCTCTGATCGGGGGGCCCCCGCAGCCCAGCCCGGGACACTTTGTCTACACCGGCTACCCGATGTTCATGCCGTACCGGTCGGTGGTGCTCCAGCCGCCTCCTCCGCCTCCCCCGGCCCTGCAGCAGGGTCTCCCCGCCGGCCACCACCCGCACCCGCAGATCCCCAGCCTGCAGAGCGGCTTCTGCTCCAGCCTGGCGCAGGGCCTGACGCAGGGCATGGCGCTCACCTCCACGCTCATGGCCTCGCTGCCCGGCGGCTTCTCCCCGTCCCAGCAGCACCAGGAAGCGGCCAGGAAGTTCGGCTCGCAGGCGCTGCACGCGGTCTTCGACAAAGCTCAGGAGCTGCGGCTGGACGCGGAGGACGGCAAGAGCTTCCTGCAGGGGAAAGAGTCCGCGGCGCTGCAGGCTTTCCACGACACGGACACGTCGGTGCAAACATCCACAG TCCGAGCACACAGTAAAGAAGACTCCAAGGAGGACGAGTGCGGCCGTAAAGATGAGAGTTTCTCCATGGACAGCGACTTGGACTACAGCTCTGATGACAACCTCACCTCCATGTGTCACAAGGACGACGGGGACGGAGGAGGTTTGGATGACGGTCCGCACCTGCACGGCTCCAGCGGCGGCGGCGGCTCTGGGGCGGGCGGCGGCGGGGGGAGCGGCGGCGGGAAGAACCGGCGGCGGCGGACGGCGTTCACCAGCGAGCAGCTGCTGGAACTGGAGAAGGAGTTCCACTGCAAGAAGTACCTGTCGTTAACCGAGCGCTCCCAGATCGCGCATGCGCTGAAGCTGAGCGAGGTGCAGGTGAAGATCTGGTTCCAGAACCGGCGCGCCAAGTGGAAACGGGTCAAAGCCGGGAACGTCAACAACAAATCCGGGGAGCCGTCCCGGAACCCCAAAATAGTCGTTCCCATCCCGGTGCACGTGAGCCGCTTCGCAATAAGGAGTCAGCATCAGCAGATGGAGCAGGCCAGACCGTAG